In Fusobacterium hwasookii, a single window of DNA contains:
- a CDS encoding DUF3656 domain-containing U32 family peptidase: MKIVAPAGNMERFYSAISATADEIYLGLKGFGARRNAENFTVEELKQAIDYAHLRGSRIFLTLNTIMTNREIELLYPTLKDLYNYGLDAIIVQDLGYAEYLHKNFPNIEIHGSTQMTVANYYEINYLKELGFKRIVLPRELSFEEIKEIREHTDMELEVFVSGSLCISFSGNCYMSSFIGGRSGNRGMCAQPCRKEYKTSCGEKSYFLSPKDQLYGLDEIKKLQEIGVESIKVEGRMKDVSYVYETVSYFRNLINGIDKEENTPKLFNRGYSKGYFYDNDKSIMNRDYSYNMGEKIGEVVGKSIRLDEDIVSGDGITFVSKDYKNLGGTYIGKINVANVKEDRKIAYKNQKLILNFPDGTKYIFRNYNKRLNDEISKKIKSTDKKLEINFDFTAKLNENLILKTYLEDENGNRILNLEEISETLTQKAQKRAISEEDVKEKLTEIGDSEFTVKNIKIDIDENIFIPLSELKNLKRNAVEKFREKILSYFRRHLDSELKENNQEYFKLEIEKDEPKDLEIRVIVSNEEQKSFLENIKDEYNIKEIYYRTYDIAKQSMLGQHNLDNKLASNLYELLENKNSDVMLNWNMNIVNSYTISVLERIEKLESFIVSPEINFSKIRELGKTRLKKSLLIYSKLKGMTIDIDIADNKNEVITNKENDKFNIIKNEYGTEIFLDKPLNIINIMENIKKLNVDIVVLEFTTETIEDIKKVLKQLKTKKGEYREYNYKRGVY; this comes from the coding sequence ATGAAAATTGTAGCACCAGCAGGGAATATGGAAAGATTTTACTCTGCCATTAGTGCAACAGCTGATGAAATATACTTAGGTTTAAAAGGTTTTGGAGCAAGAAGAAATGCTGAAAACTTTACAGTTGAAGAATTAAAGCAGGCAATAGACTATGCTCATTTAAGAGGAAGTAGAATATTTTTAACTCTTAATACTATAATGACTAATAGAGAGATTGAGCTTCTATATCCAACTTTAAAAGACTTGTATAACTATGGTTTAGATGCAATAATTGTGCAGGATTTAGGATATGCAGAGTATTTACATAAGAATTTCCCTAATATAGAAATTCATGGAAGTACACAGATGACAGTTGCTAATTATTATGAAATAAACTATTTAAAAGAATTAGGTTTTAAAAGAATAGTCTTACCAAGGGAGTTAAGTTTTGAAGAAATAAAAGAAATTAGAGAACATACAGATATGGAGCTTGAAGTCTTTGTATCAGGTTCACTTTGTATATCTTTTTCTGGTAATTGCTATATGAGCAGTTTTATCGGTGGGAGAAGTGGTAATCGTGGAATGTGTGCCCAACCTTGTAGAAAGGAATACAAAACTTCTTGTGGAGAAAAATCATATTTTCTAAGTCCTAAAGACCAATTATATGGTTTAGATGAAATAAAGAAATTACAAGAAATTGGAGTAGAAAGTATAAAGGTTGAAGGTAGAATGAAAGATGTTTCCTATGTCTATGAAACAGTTTCTTATTTTAGAAATTTAATAAATGGAATAGATAAGGAAGAAAATACTCCTAAATTATTTAATAGAGGTTATTCAAAAGGATATTTCTATGATAATGATAAAAGTATTATGAATAGAGATTACTCATATAATATGGGTGAAAAAATAGGAGAAGTTGTAGGTAAAAGTATAAGGCTAGATGAAGACATAGTTTCAGGAGATGGAATAACTTTTGTTTCAAAGGATTATAAAAATCTTGGTGGAACATATATAGGAAAGATAAATGTGGCCAATGTAAAAGAAGATAGAAAAATAGCTTATAAAAATCAAAAGCTAATTTTGAATTTTCCAGATGGAACAAAATATATTTTTAGAAACTACAACAAAAGATTGAATGATGAGATTTCAAAAAAAATAAAAAGTACAGATAAAAAGTTAGAAATAAATTTTGACTTTACAGCAAAATTAAATGAAAATTTAATTTTAAAAACTTATTTAGAAGATGAAAATGGAAATAGAATTTTAAACTTAGAAGAAATCTCTGAAACTTTAACTCAAAAAGCACAGAAAAGAGCTATAAGTGAAGAGGATGTAAAGGAAAAGCTAACTGAAATAGGAGATAGTGAATTTACTGTTAAAAACATAAAAATTGATATAGATGAAAATATTTTTATTCCTTTGTCAGAGTTAAAAAACCTAAAAAGAAATGCAGTTGAAAAGTTTAGAGAAAAGATACTTTCATATTTTAGAAGACATTTAGATAGTGAGTTAAAAGAAAATAATCAAGAGTATTTTAAATTAGAGATAGAAAAAGATGAGCCAAAGGACTTGGAAATAAGAGTGATAGTTTCTAATGAGGAGCAAAAAAGCTTTTTAGAAAATATAAAAGATGAGTATAATATAAAGGAAATATATTATAGAACTTATGATATAGCTAAGCAATCTATGTTAGGTCAACATAATTTAGATAATAAATTGGCTTCTAATCTCTATGAGTTATTAGAAAATAAAAATTCTGATGTTATGTTAAATTGGAATATGAATATAGTAAACTCATATACTATCTCTGTTTTAGAAAGAATAGAAAAGCTAGAAAGTTTTATAGTTTCTCCTGAAATAAATTTCTCTAAGATAAGAGAATTAGGAAAAACAAGATTGAAAAAATCCTTATTAATTTATTCAAAATTAAAGGGAATGACAATAGATATTGATATAGCAGATAATAAAAATGAAGTTATCACTAATAAGGAAAATGATAAATTCAATATTATTAAAAATGAATATGGTACAGAAATATTTTTGGATAAGCCTCTTAATATTATTAATATAATGGAGAATATCAAAAAATTAAATGTTGATATAGTAGTTTTGGAATTTACAACTGAAACTATTGAAGATATTAAAAAAGTATTAAAACAATTAAAGACAAAAAAAGGTGAATACAGAGAGTATAACTATAAAAGGGGGGTGTATTAA
- a CDS encoding phosphatidylglycerophosphatase A family protein — MGDHNHNHKLIKNLGTCFGLGEMSLMPGTFGTLGGIPIFLLLTYLRKFFLNVMVFNSFYLVFLVTFFAISVYVADICEKEIFKKEDPQAVVIDEVLGFVTTLFLINPVGIKATLIAMLLAFIIFRILDITKIGPIYKSQSFGNGVGVVLDDFLAGIIGNFILVFIWTKFFY; from the coding sequence ATGGGCGACCATAATCACAATCATAAACTCATTAAAAATTTAGGAACTTGTTTTGGCTTGGGAGAAATGTCTTTAATGCCTGGAACATTTGGAACATTGGGAGGAATACCAATATTCTTGCTGTTGACATATTTAAGAAAATTCTTTTTAAATGTAATGGTGTTTAACTCTTTTTACTTGGTGTTCTTAGTTACATTTTTTGCAATATCTGTTTATGTTGCAGATATTTGCGAAAAAGAAATATTTAAAAAAGAGGACCCACAAGCAGTTGTAATTGATGAAGTGTTAGGATTTGTAACTACCTTATTTTTAATAAATCCTGTTGGAATAAAAGCAACTTTAATTGCTATGTTATTGGCATTTATAATTTTTAGAATATTGGATATAACAAAAATAGGACCTATATATAAATCACAAAGTTTTGGTAATGGAGTTGGGGTAGTTTTAGATGATTTCTTAGCAGGAATTATAGGAAACTTTATTTTGGTATTTATTTGGACAAAATTTTTCTATTGA
- a CDS encoding CinA family nicotinamide mononucleotide deamidase-related protein, with translation MKAGIFLVGTELLNGATIDTNSIYIAEELNKYGIEIEFKMTVRDVMDEIVKALKYAKKNVDLVILTGGLGPTDDDITKEAMAKFLKKKLVVDENEKKELLKKYKAYKNPNKTNFKEVEKPEGAISFKNDVGMAPAVYVDGLVAFPGFPNELKNMFPKFLKYYVKENNLKSQIYIKDIITYGIGESVLETTVKDLFTEGDIFYEFLVKDYGTLIRLQTKIENKKNVAKIVKKLYNRISEYIIGEDDERIENTIFECLNSGKKILTISTAESCTGGMIASKLIEVPGISENFIEGIVSYSNEAKIKRLKVKKETLEKYGAVSEEVAREMLEGLKTDIGISTTGIAGPGGGTKDKPVGLVYIGIKVKDEVKIFRRELKGDRNKIRQRAMMHALYNLLKILK, from the coding sequence ATGAAAGCAGGAATATTTTTAGTTGGAACAGAGTTATTAAATGGAGCAACAATAGATACAAATAGTATTTATATAGCAGAAGAATTAAACAAGTATGGAATTGAAATAGAATTTAAAATGACAGTTAGAGATGTTATGGATGAGATAGTAAAAGCTTTAAAATATGCAAAGAAAAATGTTGACTTAGTTATTTTAACAGGAGGTTTAGGACCTACTGATGATGATATAACTAAGGAAGCTATGGCAAAATTTTTAAAGAAAAAATTAGTTGTAGATGAAAACGAAAAGAAAGAATTGTTAAAAAAATACAAGGCATATAAAAATCCAAATAAAACTAATTTTAAAGAAGTTGAAAAACCAGAAGGAGCAATAAGTTTTAAAAATGATGTGGGGATGGCACCAGCAGTTTATGTAGATGGCTTAGTTGCTTTTCCAGGTTTTCCAAATGAATTAAAAAATATGTTTCCAAAATTTTTAAAGTATTATGTAAAAGAAAATAATTTAAAGAGCCAAATCTATATAAAAGATATAATCACTTATGGAATTGGAGAAAGTGTACTTGAAACAACAGTAAAAGACTTATTTACTGAGGGAGATATTTTTTATGAGTTTTTAGTTAAAGACTATGGAACTCTAATAAGATTGCAAACAAAGATTGAAAATAAAAAGAATGTAGCAAAAATTGTGAAAAAGTTATATAATAGAATATCTGAGTATATAATTGGAGAAGATGATGAAAGAATAGAAAATACTATTTTTGAGTGTCTAAACTCAGGTAAAAAAATACTTACTATCTCAACAGCTGAGTCTTGTACAGGTGGAATGATAGCAAGTAAATTAATTGAAGTTCCAGGTATTTCAGAAAACTTTATAGAAGGTATAGTTTCTTATTCAAATGAAGCAAAAATAAAAAGACTAAAAGTTAAAAAAGAAACTCTTGAAAAATATGGAGCAGTTAGTGAAGAAGTTGCAAGAGAGATGCTTGAAGGTTTAAAAACAGATATTGGAATTTCAACAACAGGTATAGCAGGGCCAGGTGGAGGAACAAAAGATAAACCAGTTGGGCTTGTGTATATAGGAATAAAAGTAAAAGATGAAGTAAAAATTTTTAGAAGAGAGTTAAAAGGTGATAGAAACAAAATAAGACAGAGAGCTATGATGCACGCACTCTATAACTTGTTAAAAATATTAAAGTGA
- the clpB gene encoding ATP-dependent chaperone ClpB, which yields MMNPNQFTENTISAINLAVDISKGNMQQSIRPEALALGLLMQNNGLIPRVIEKMGLNLQYIISELEKEMNNYPKVEVKVSNDNISLDQKTNTILNRAEMVMKEMEDSFLSVEHIFKAMIEEMPIFKRLGISLEKYMEVLMNIRGNRKVDNQNPEATYEVLEKYAKDLVELAREGKMDPIIGRDSEIRRAIQIISRRTKNDPILIGEPGVGKTAIVEGLAQRILNGDVPESLKNKKIFSLDMGALVAGAKYKGEFEERMKGVLKEVEESNGNIILFIDEIHTIVGAGKGEGSLDAGNMLKPMLARGELRVIGATTIDEYRKYIEKDPALERRFQTILVNEPNVDDTISILRGLKDKFETYHGVRITDTAIVEAATLSQRYISDRKLPDKAIDLIDEAAAMIRTEIDSMPEELDQLTRKALQLEIEIKALEKETDDASKERLKVIEKELAELNEEKKVLTSKWELEKEDISKIKNIKREIENVKLEMEKAEREYDLTKLSELKYGKLASLEKELLEQQNKSDKDGKENSLLKQEVTADEIADIVSRWTGIPVSKLTETKKEKMLHLEDHIKERVKGQDEAVKAVADTMLRSVAGLKDPNRPMGSFIFLGPTGVGKTYLAKTLAYNLFDSEDNVVRIDMSEYMDKFSVTRLIGAPPGYVGYEEGGQLTEAIRTKPYSVILFDEIEKAHPDVFNVLLQVLDDGRLTDGQGRIVDFKNTLIIMTSNIGSHFILEDPNLSEDTREKVADELKARFKPEFLNRIDEIITFKALDLPAIKEIVKLSLKDLENKLKPKHITLEFSDKMVDYLANNAYDPHYGARPLRRYIQREIETSLAKKILANEVHEKSNVLIDLDNDHIVFKEV from the coding sequence ATGATGAATCCAAATCAATTTACAGAAAATACAATTTCTGCAATCAATTTAGCAGTGGATATTAGTAAAGGTAATATGCAACAAAGTATAAGACCTGAAGCACTAGCTTTAGGATTACTAATGCAAAATAATGGACTTATCCCAAGAGTAATAGAAAAAATGGGATTAAATTTACAATATATCATTTCTGAATTAGAAAAAGAAATGAATAATTATCCAAAAGTGGAAGTAAAAGTTAGCAATGATAATATTTCACTTGATCAAAAAACAAATACTATCTTAAATCGTGCAGAAATGGTTATGAAAGAAATGGAAGATAGCTTTTTAAGTGTAGAACATATTTTTAAAGCTATGATAGAAGAAATGCCAATTTTTAAAAGATTGGGTATCAGTTTAGAAAAATACATGGAGGTATTGATGAATATAAGAGGAAATAGAAAAGTAGACAATCAAAACCCAGAAGCAACTTATGAAGTTTTAGAAAAATATGCAAAAGATTTAGTTGAACTTGCCAGAGAAGGTAAAATGGATCCTATAATTGGTAGAGATTCTGAAATCAGAAGAGCAATACAAATAATTTCAAGAAGAACAAAAAATGACCCTATTTTAATTGGAGAACCTGGAGTTGGTAAGACTGCAATAGTTGAAGGGCTTGCTCAAAGAATATTAAATGGAGATGTTCCTGAAAGTTTAAAGAATAAAAAAATTTTTTCACTTGATATGGGTGCCTTGGTTGCAGGTGCAAAATACAAAGGTGAATTTGAAGAAAGAATGAAAGGTGTTTTAAAAGAAGTTGAAGAATCAAATGGAAATATAATTCTTTTTATAGATGAAATTCATACTATAGTTGGTGCTGGTAAGGGAGAAGGTTCTCTTGATGCAGGAAATATGTTAAAGCCTATGCTTGCAAGAGGAGAGTTGAGAGTTATTGGTGCAACTACAATAGATGAATATAGAAAATATATTGAAAAAGACCCTGCACTTGAAAGAAGATTCCAAACAATATTAGTAAATGAACCTAATGTTGATGATACTATTTCAATATTAAGAGGACTTAAAGATAAATTTGAAACTTATCATGGTGTTAGAATTACAGATACTGCAATAGTTGAAGCTGCAACACTTAGCCAAAGATATATAAGCGATAGAAAACTTCCAGATAAGGCTATTGACTTAATTGATGAAGCTGCTGCAATGATAAGAACAGAAATTGACTCTATGCCAGAAGAACTTGACCAATTAACAAGAAAGGCTTTACAATTAGAAATTGAAATTAAGGCTTTGGAAAAAGAAACTGATGATGCTTCTAAGGAAAGATTGAAAGTTATAGAAAAAGAATTAGCTGAATTAAATGAAGAAAAGAAAGTTTTGACATCTAAATGGGAACTTGAAAAAGAAGATATTTCTAAAATTAAGAATATTAAAAGAGAAATTGAAAACGTTAAACTTGAAATGGAAAAAGCTGAAAGAGAATATGATTTAACAAAATTATCAGAATTGAAATATGGTAAACTTGCAAGCCTTGAAAAAGAATTACTAGAACAACAAAACAAATCTGATAAAGATGGAAAAGAAAATTCTCTATTGAAACAAGAAGTTACTGCTGATGAAATTGCAGATATAGTTTCAAGATGGACAGGTATTCCTGTATCAAAATTAACTGAAACTAAAAAAGAAAAAATGTTACATCTTGAAGACCATATAAAAGAAAGAGTTAAGGGACAAGATGAAGCTGTTAAAGCTGTTGCTGATACTATGCTTAGATCAGTTGCAGGTTTAAAAGACCCTAACAGACCTATGGGTTCATTTATATTCTTAGGACCTACTGGTGTTGGTAAAACATATCTTGCAAAAACTTTGGCATATAATCTATTTGATAGTGAAGACAATGTTGTTAGAATAGATATGAGTGAATATATGGATAAGTTCTCAGTTACAAGACTTATAGGTGCACCTCCAGGATATGTTGGTTATGAAGAAGGTGGACAACTTACAGAAGCTATAAGAACTAAACCTTATTCAGTAATATTGTTTGATGAAATTGAAAAGGCTCATCCTGATGTATTCAATGTACTATTACAAGTTTTAGATGATGGTAGACTTACAGATGGACAAGGAAGAATAGTGGATTTCAAAAATACTTTAATCATAATGACATCTAATATAGGTAGCCATTTTATACTTGAAGACCCTAATCTTTCTGAAGATACAAGAGAAAAAGTAGCAGATGAGTTAAAAGCTAGATTTAAACCAGAATTTTTAAACAGAATTGATGAAATAATCACTTTCAAAGCTTTAGATTTACCAGCTATTAAAGAAATTGTAAAATTAAGTCTAAAAGATTTAGAAAATAAATTAAAACCTAAACATATTACACTTGAATTTTCTGATAAGATGGTTGATTACTTAGCTAATAATGCTTATGACCCTCACTATGGTGCAAGACCTTTAAGAAGATATATTCAAAGAGAAATTGAAACAAGTCTTGCTAAGAAAATTCTTGCAAATGAAGTTCATGAAAAATCTAATGTTTTAATAGATTTAGATAATGACCATATTGTTTTTAAAGAAGTATAA
- the coaE gene encoding dephospho-CoA kinase (Dephospho-CoA kinase (CoaE) performs the final step in coenzyme A biosynthesis.), which translates to MIIGLTGGIASGKSTVSKYLAEKGFKVYDADKIAKDISEKKSVQEEIIATFGDKILDKNGNIDRKKLKEIVFENKEKLKHLNAIIHPKVIDFYKKLKEKNTDEIIIFDVPLLFESGIDKFCDKILVVISDYEIQLNRIVERDKIDRELASKIIKFQLSNEERIKKADVVIENNSSLEDLFEKVERFCERI; encoded by the coding sequence ATGATAATAGGTTTAACTGGTGGAATAGCTAGTGGTAAAAGTACAGTATCAAAATATTTAGCAGAAAAAGGTTTTAAAGTTTATGATGCTGATAAAATTGCAAAAGATATTTCAGAAAAAAAATCAGTTCAAGAAGAAATAATTGCAACTTTTGGGGATAAAATTTTAGATAAAAATGGAAATATTGATAGAAAAAAATTAAAAGAGATAGTCTTTGAAAATAAAGAAAAATTAAAGCACTTAAATGCTATAATACATCCAAAAGTTATTGATTTTTATAAAAAATTAAAAGAAAAAAATACTGATGAAATAATAATTTTTGATGTACCACTGTTATTTGAAAGTGGAATAGACAAATTTTGTGATAAAATCTTAGTTGTTATCTCAGATTATGAAATACAATTAAATAGGATAGTTGAAAGAGATAAAATAGATAGAGAACTAGCTTCTAAAATAATAAAATTTCAATTATCCAATGAGGAAAGAATAAAAAAGGCTGATGTAGTAATAGAAAATAATTCAAGTTTAGAAGATTTATTTGAAAAAGTAGAAAGGTTTTGTGAAAGAATATGA